A window from Acidobacteriota bacterium encodes these proteins:
- a CDS encoding L-seryl-tRNA(Sec) selenium transferase — MGRDELGSGPALRRIPSVNVLLDQPEVLELAGRFSREFITGLVREAVDELRRAVVAGEIDAASVDAFEATLPGRLGALLARRFSRRTSPVLNATGVIVHTNLGRSPLSAEAVARASAVAAGYCDVEFDLDSGARGSRQAHIEDLLARLFPGARGLAVNNNAGAVMLALNTLADGREVLISRGELVEIGGSFRIPDVMAKSGAILREVGTTNRTRVADFRAALGDRAGALLKVHTSNYRIVGFTEEAPVAEMAALARSSGLPLMVDQGSGNLLDLSPFGLGDEPPVPWILEQGADIVTFSGDKLLGGPQSGLIVGRADLVAAMRSNPFYRALRPDKVTVAALEATLESFVAGRPLEEIPTLRMLSTPAAEIGRRAEALAARLVVAAGARLEARVEDGASRVGGGAAPACEVPTRILALRPRFASAESYEIALRGGRPAVVARVRDGWLLVDLRTVPPDDETSLQSALLHAAS; from the coding sequence GTGGGGCGAGACGAGTTGGGATCGGGACCGGCACTCAGGCGCATTCCGTCCGTCAACGTGCTGCTCGATCAGCCCGAGGTTCTCGAGCTCGCGGGGCGATTCTCGCGCGAGTTCATCACCGGCCTCGTGCGCGAGGCCGTCGACGAGCTGCGGCGCGCCGTCGTCGCGGGAGAGATCGACGCGGCGAGCGTCGACGCCTTCGAGGCGACCCTCCCCGGCAGGCTCGGCGCCCTCCTCGCCCGCCGCTTCTCGCGCCGGACGTCACCCGTCCTCAACGCCACGGGCGTCATCGTCCACACCAATCTCGGGCGATCGCCCCTGTCCGCCGAGGCGGTCGCGCGCGCCTCGGCGGTGGCCGCGGGCTACTGCGACGTGGAGTTCGATCTCGACTCAGGGGCTCGCGGCTCGCGCCAGGCGCACATCGAGGATCTCCTCGCGCGCCTCTTCCCCGGCGCGCGCGGCCTGGCCGTCAACAACAACGCGGGCGCGGTGATGCTGGCCCTGAACACCCTCGCCGACGGCCGGGAGGTCCTCATCTCCCGCGGCGAGCTCGTGGAGATCGGCGGCTCGTTCCGCATCCCCGACGTGATGGCGAAGAGCGGCGCGATCCTCCGAGAGGTCGGAACGACCAACCGGACGCGCGTCGCGGATTTCCGCGCCGCCCTCGGGGATCGCGCGGGCGCGCTCCTCAAGGTCCACACGAGCAACTACCGGATCGTCGGCTTCACGGAGGAGGCGCCCGTCGCCGAGATGGCGGCCCTCGCCAGGTCGAGCGGCCTGCCGCTGATGGTGGATCAGGGGAGCGGCAATCTCCTCGATCTCTCGCCGTTCGGCCTGGGCGACGAGCCGCCGGTCCCGTGGATCCTCGAGCAGGGCGCGGACATCGTGACGTTTTCCGGAGACAAGCTCCTGGGCGGCCCGCAGTCCGGGCTCATCGTCGGGCGCGCCGATCTCGTCGCGGCGATGAGATCGAACCCCTTCTACCGCGCCCTCCGCCCGGACAAGGTGACCGTCGCCGCGCTCGAGGCGACGCTGGAGTCGTTCGTCGCCGGCCGGCCGCTCGAGGAGATCCCGACGCTGCGGATGCTCTCGACCCCCGCGGCGGAGATCGGCCGCCGGGCCGAGGCGCTCGCCGCCCGCCTCGTCGTGGCTGCGGGGGCGAGGCTCGAGGCCCGCGTCGAGGACGGGGCGTCACGGGTCGGCGGCGGCGCCGCCCCCGCGTGCGAGGTCCCGACTCGAATCCTCGCCCTCCGCCCGCGCTTCGCGAGCGCCGAGAGCTACGAGATCGCGCTCCGGGGCGGGCGCCCCGCGGTGGTCGCGCGGGTGCGCGACGGATGGCTCCTCGTCGATCTGCGCACCGTCCCCCCGGACGACGAGACGTCCCTTCAATCGGCGCTGCTCCACGCGGCGTCGTGA
- a CDS encoding EutN/CcmL family microcompartment protein, translated as MYLARIVGTVVATRKDDRLEGFKLLVVQPLDERGAPAGACSVAVDTVQAGSGETVLVVTGSSARMTSRTKDAPVDAAIVGIIDTVALDGARPWGPGVGERSP; from the coding sequence ATGTACCTCGCGAGAATCGTCGGCACCGTCGTCGCCACGCGCAAAGACGACCGGCTCGAGGGTTTCAAGCTCCTGGTCGTCCAGCCTCTCGACGAGCGCGGGGCGCCGGCGGGCGCGTGCAGCGTCGCCGTGGACACGGTCCAGGCGGGGAGCGGCGAGACGGTCCTGGTGGTGACGGGCTCCTCGGCCCGCATGACGTCCCGCACCAAGGACGCTCCGGTCGACGCCGCCATCGTCGGCATCATCGACACGGTCGCTCTGGACGGCGCGCGCCCGTGGGGCCCCGGCGTCGGCGAAAGGTCGCCGTGA
- the eutM gene encoding ethanolamine utilization microcompartment protein EutM has translation MGEALGMIETRGLVAMIEAADAMVKAAKVTLVGYEKIGSGLVTAIVRGDVAAVKAATDAGSAAARKVGELVSVHVIPRPHQSLEDRLPIGKSRG, from the coding sequence ATGGGTGAAGCCCTGGGTATGATCGAGACCCGCGGGCTGGTGGCGATGATCGAGGCGGCCGACGCCATGGTGAAGGCGGCGAAGGTGACCCTGGTCGGCTACGAGAAGATCGGCTCGGGTCTCGTCACCGCGATCGTCCGCGGGGACGTGGCCGCGGTGAAGGCGGCGACCGACGCCGGCTCCGCCGCCGCGCGCAAGGTGGGCGAGCTCGTCTCCGTCCACGTCATCCCGAGGCCGCACCAGAGCCTCGAGGACAGGCTTCCGATCGGCAAGAGCCGGGGCTGA
- a CDS encoding O-antigen ligase family protein — translation MRNAIVEGGIYFLLLFTPLAFGGVEGWALGVLEIVAAVILLAWAWDRGERDASAPPADAEISRRLRILWTAIALFVALVVLQILPLPPAVIRALSPRTHALYAMTIPGYDGSEGARRADLPAWLVARRPSRVAAADANSVAGAQEPPAGPAPAGDDLPGWRTLSIYPFATRQKLGLVLSLVAVFAVVLGHFRTIERVFRLLGVAVFCGFAVSLLGILQKFNWNGRLYWIREGEFSNPFGPFVDRNTYAAFAGTTLPIAIGLTFAARRRLAHGTVDALPQFLLSGFAAITTMAGILYSLSRGGMISTSLSMLLIAGLLATYGRHKREIAILALILALAGGFLLWIGPEHVLERVGTLKRGQSDPSIGGRMEAWTHAMRLIADHPVVGTGLGTFAFSFLRYAPPGGSWWDVAHNEYIELVCDTGVPGAVLALLGGGAWLFIVWRPGLFRDSPSRYAHAGILAGIAALLVHSCITSNLQVPANFLLLVVLGAALIRLVRLAAQHEAEREVAGEPGSRIRRGSRA, via the coding sequence GTGAGGAACGCGATCGTCGAAGGGGGGATCTACTTCCTTCTCCTCTTCACCCCCCTCGCTTTCGGCGGCGTCGAAGGGTGGGCGCTGGGCGTCCTCGAGATCGTCGCGGCGGTGATCCTGCTCGCCTGGGCCTGGGATCGCGGCGAACGTGACGCTTCCGCGCCCCCGGCGGATGCGGAGATCTCCCGCCGCCTCCGCATCCTCTGGACGGCGATCGCGCTCTTCGTCGCGCTGGTGGTGCTGCAGATTCTCCCGCTCCCCCCCGCGGTGATCCGGGCCCTCTCCCCGCGCACGCACGCCCTCTACGCGATGACGATTCCGGGGTACGACGGGAGCGAGGGCGCGCGGCGCGCCGATCTCCCCGCGTGGCTCGTGGCCAGGAGGCCCTCCCGCGTCGCGGCGGCCGACGCGAACTCGGTGGCGGGGGCGCAAGAGCCCCCGGCCGGCCCCGCGCCGGCCGGCGATGACCTTCCGGGGTGGAGGACGCTCTCGATCTACCCCTTCGCGACGCGGCAGAAGCTCGGGCTCGTCCTCTCGCTCGTCGCCGTGTTCGCGGTGGTCCTCGGCCACTTCCGAACGATAGAGCGCGTGTTCAGGCTCCTGGGAGTGGCGGTCTTCTGCGGCTTCGCGGTGTCGCTTCTCGGCATCCTCCAGAAGTTCAACTGGAACGGCAGGCTCTACTGGATCCGCGAGGGGGAGTTCTCGAACCCCTTCGGCCCGTTCGTCGATCGGAACACGTACGCGGCCTTCGCCGGGACCACGCTTCCGATCGCGATCGGCCTGACCTTCGCGGCCCGCCGCCGGCTGGCGCACGGCACCGTGGACGCCCTCCCCCAGTTCCTCCTCAGCGGCTTCGCGGCGATCACCACGATGGCCGGGATCCTCTACTCCCTGTCGCGGGGCGGGATGATCTCGACCAGCCTCTCGATGCTCCTCATCGCCGGGCTGCTCGCGACGTACGGCCGCCACAAGCGCGAGATCGCGATCCTCGCTCTCATCCTCGCCCTCGCCGGGGGATTCCTGCTCTGGATCGGCCCGGAGCACGTCCTCGAGCGCGTGGGGACGCTGAAGCGAGGCCAGTCCGACCCGTCCATCGGCGGAAGGATGGAGGCCTGGACTCACGCGATGCGTCTGATCGCCGATCACCCCGTCGTCGGAACGGGTCTGGGCACCTTCGCGTTCTCCTTCCTGCGTTACGCTCCCCCCGGCGGCTCGTGGTGGGACGTCGCGCACAACGAGTACATCGAGCTGGTGTGCGACACCGGCGTTCCGGGAGCCGTGCTCGCCCTGCTGGGAGGCGGCGCCTGGCTCTTCATCGTCTGGCGGCCGGGCCTCTTCAGGGACAGTCCTTCGCGGTACGCCCACGCGGGGATCCTCGCTGGCATCGCGGCGCTGCTCGTCCACTCGTGCATCACGTCGAACCTCCAGGTACCGGCGAACTTTCTGCTGCTCGTCGTGCTGGGCGCCGCGCTGATCCGGCTGGTGCGCCTGGCGGCGCAGCACGAGGCCGAGCGCGAGGTCGCCGGCGAGCCCGGCTCCCGGATCCGGCGAGGCTCAAGGGCGTGA
- a CDS encoding HEAT repeat domain-containing protein: MNAQIKKIVGLLKAGKPEQQMAAAIVLGELRPKDGEAVRLLGQALQGSSRPVRLVCIEALGKIALPAGLHFLMPLLEIEDGDVRARTLEALASFGPKAVPAVAKRLVDAPPPVRRALITVLSRIRGREAMEALLTVVQQAHPEASRESAQALSAVAAAIPKPERAAIRARVEKILKGSPKKVQPATLSASLTLLGTFGDASSAPLILRLAGSGYPEAVRREALLALGAALRGTTLSTKILAGIFSLLTDRASQALTAAALEVLYRMEFPAVAGESLMGLLEARDPAVRRFAARKLGSVGGVKASRRLIALLSDPDSSLRDASADSLSRLPEAAGLLLDELSRQSDVHKAWALAHILKNHATKIPRGGIKELTRKGIDLILKDERVWEPFLHIVRHADPKLFHNALLLEADRLKRQRKYDEAEAVLKPLLRTEQFDPEARFELALTSLKASAHREGVSPRTPDSPLDLFRQLARDATFPLLQRLRKERIHLDSEDLYWLGFHLAEGAGDEKSLGAELLKMVSQKEGKSKLGRNARNKLRLEGLGS, from the coding sequence ATGAACGCGCAGATCAAGAAAATCGTCGGCCTCCTCAAGGCCGGGAAGCCCGAGCAGCAGATGGCCGCGGCCATCGTCCTCGGCGAGCTCCGGCCGAAGGACGGTGAGGCGGTCCGTCTCCTGGGTCAGGCCCTCCAGGGAAGCTCGCGTCCGGTGCGGCTGGTCTGCATCGAAGCGCTGGGCAAGATCGCGCTTCCCGCCGGGCTGCACTTCCTGATGCCCCTGCTCGAAATCGAGGACGGGGACGTCCGCGCAAGAACGCTGGAGGCCCTTGCGTCGTTCGGGCCGAAGGCGGTTCCCGCGGTCGCGAAACGGCTCGTCGACGCGCCGCCGCCGGTGCGCCGCGCCCTGATCACCGTCCTCTCACGCATCCGCGGCCGCGAGGCGATGGAGGCGCTCCTCACCGTCGTGCAGCAGGCCCACCCCGAGGCCTCGCGCGAATCGGCCCAGGCGCTCTCGGCGGTGGCCGCGGCGATCCCGAAGCCGGAGCGCGCGGCGATCCGCGCCCGCGTCGAGAAGATCCTGAAGGGCTCCCCGAAAAAGGTTCAGCCCGCGACCCTTTCCGCGAGCCTCACCCTCCTGGGGACATTCGGTGACGCCAGCAGCGCTCCTCTCATCCTGAGGCTGGCCGGCTCGGGATACCCCGAGGCGGTCCGTCGGGAGGCGCTCCTGGCGCTGGGCGCCGCGCTCCGCGGCACGACCCTCTCCACGAAAATCCTGGCCGGCATCTTCAGCCTGCTGACGGATCGCGCCTCCCAGGCGCTGACCGCCGCGGCGCTCGAGGTGCTCTACCGCATGGAGTTCCCGGCGGTCGCCGGCGAGTCGCTCATGGGACTCCTCGAGGCGCGCGACCCGGCGGTCCGGCGCTTCGCGGCGCGGAAGCTCGGGAGCGTGGGGGGCGTGAAGGCCTCCCGCCGCCTCATCGCGCTCCTCTCGGACCCCGACTCTTCGCTGAGGGACGCCTCCGCAGACTCGCTCTCCCGCCTCCCCGAGGCGGCGGGGCTCCTGCTCGACGAGCTCTCGAGGCAGAGCGACGTCCACAAGGCATGGGCGCTCGCGCACATCCTGAAGAACCACGCGACCAAAATTCCCAGGGGCGGCATCAAGGAGCTGACGCGCAAGGGGATTGATCTCATCCTCAAGGACGAGCGCGTGTGGGAGCCGTTCCTGCACATCGTCCGGCACGCCGACCCGAAGCTGTTCCACAACGCTCTCCTTTTGGAAGCGGATCGGCTGAAGCGGCAGCGGAAGTACGACGAGGCCGAGGCCGTGCTGAAGCCGTTGCTGCGGACCGAGCAGTTCGACCCGGAGGCGAGGTTCGAGCTCGCGCTCACGAGCCTGAAGGCATCGGCCCACCGGGAGGGTGTCTCCCCGCGAACGCCCGACTCCCCGCTCGACCTCTTCCGTCAGCTCGCGCGCGACGCCACCTTCCCGCTCCTGCAGCGCCTCCGCAAGGAAAGAATTCACCTCGATTCCGAGGATCTCTACTGGCTGGGGTTCCATCTGGCCGAGGGGGCGGGAGACGAGAAGTCGCTCGGCGCCGAGCTGCTGAAAATGGTCTCCCAGAAGGAAGGCAAGTCGAAGCTCGGGCGCAACGCGCGGAACAAGCTGCGACTCGAAGGACTGGGCAGCTGA
- a CDS encoding YchF family ATPase → MKLGIFGFPQVGKTSLFNLLTGTVAAARRADPNVGVARVPDPRLDRLSGMFHPRKTTAATFECVDIVGLHRGEAASSLNLAVLKPVDALAHVVRGFEDAALAHSEGSIDAARDVENMDMELIFADLDTVTKRVDRLKQNLAKMARGLTGLEGKPQVAALAVSLRIEMEMSQLPEKDAAAFRADLGIAESALARVLRGAFDLLGLVSFYTVGEDECRAWPLRRGSPAVKAAGAIHTDIEKGFIRAEVTAYDRFLEAGSFPVARDRGWFRLEGKEYVVLDGDIVHFRFAN, encoded by the coding sequence TTGAAACTCGGAATCTTCGGCTTCCCGCAGGTGGGCAAGACCTCGCTCTTCAATCTCCTGACCGGAACGGTCGCCGCCGCGCGGCGCGCCGATCCGAACGTCGGGGTCGCGCGCGTCCCCGACCCGCGGCTCGATCGCCTCTCCGGCATGTTCCATCCCAGGAAGACGACCGCCGCGACCTTCGAGTGCGTGGACATCGTCGGCCTCCACCGGGGTGAGGCCGCCTCGTCTCTCAACCTCGCCGTCCTCAAGCCGGTGGACGCGCTCGCGCACGTCGTCCGCGGATTCGAGGACGCGGCCCTGGCGCACTCCGAGGGATCGATCGACGCCGCGCGCGATGTCGAGAACATGGACATGGAGCTGATCTTCGCCGATCTCGACACGGTCACGAAGCGCGTGGATCGCCTGAAGCAGAACCTCGCGAAGATGGCACGGGGCCTCACCGGGCTCGAGGGGAAGCCGCAGGTGGCGGCGCTCGCGGTGTCGCTCCGGATCGAGATGGAGATGTCGCAGCTCCCCGAGAAGGACGCCGCCGCCTTCCGCGCCGACCTGGGGATCGCGGAGTCGGCGCTCGCCCGGGTGCTCCGGGGCGCCTTCGACCTTCTGGGGCTCGTCTCGTTCTACACCGTCGGGGAGGACGAGTGCCGCGCCTGGCCGCTCCGGCGAGGCAGCCCCGCCGTGAAGGCGGCCGGCGCCATCCACACCGACATCGAGAAGGGGTTCATCCGGGCCGAGGTAACCGCGTACGATCGGTTCCTGGAGGCCGGCTCGTTTCCCGTCGCGCGCGACAGGGGCTGGTTCCGGCTGGAGGGGAAGGAGTACGTCGTCCTGGACGGGGACATCGTCCACTTCCGCTTCGCCAACTGA
- a CDS encoding urate hydroxylase PuuD has protein sequence MDPENVANFVQFLLRWLHFLFGITWIGLLYYFNLVNVNFMKALDGPTKNKVVPELMPRVLYFFRWGAVGTWLTGFIYFAWIIGAEKGRHGALGMWLVIWLVTWGIIRGLLNPVSGALNNGMVIGVIVAVLVAVMGFALVKVAGAGFPTNRTMSIGLGGGLGTLMLLNVWGIIWPHQKRIIAWTTEARDKGTAMPPEAAKLARRAFLASRMNTWLSLPMLWFMGMASHLQLFNSAQ, from the coding sequence ATGGATCCGGAGAATGTTGCCAATTTCGTTCAATTCCTGCTCAGGTGGCTCCATTTCCTCTTCGGGATCACCTGGATCGGCCTTCTCTACTACTTCAACCTCGTGAACGTGAACTTCATGAAGGCGCTCGACGGCCCGACGAAGAACAAGGTCGTCCCCGAGCTGATGCCCCGCGTCCTCTACTTCTTCCGTTGGGGGGCCGTGGGGACCTGGCTCACCGGATTCATCTACTTCGCGTGGATCATCGGTGCGGAGAAGGGGCGCCACGGGGCCCTCGGGATGTGGCTGGTCATCTGGCTCGTGACGTGGGGAATCATCCGAGGACTCCTGAATCCCGTCTCCGGAGCGCTGAACAACGGCATGGTGATTGGCGTCATCGTGGCGGTGCTGGTCGCGGTGATGGGCTTCGCGCTCGTGAAGGTGGCCGGCGCGGGCTTCCCGACGAACCGGACGATGTCGATTGGTCTGGGCGGAGGGCTCGGCACGCTGATGCTCCTGAACGTCTGGGGGATCATCTGGCCGCACCAGAAGAGGATCATCGCGTGGACGACGGAGGCCCGCGACAAGGGGACGGCGATGCCCCCCGAGGCCGCCAAGCTCGCCCGCCGCGCCTTCCTCGCGTCGCGGATGAACACGTGGCTCAGCCTGCCGATGCTCTGGTTCATGGGGATGGCGAGCCACCTGCAGTTGTTCAACTCGGCGCAGTAG
- a CDS encoding tetratricopeptide repeat protein, whose protein sequence is MTMNGPTRAAAVTAAALAAVCAGCAHGGGAAPTVSHDRAPIRVDAATLWDPNTAKDPIVAYRLRLETEPNNPALHNNLGNLYVQRNWMDEAIDEYRKAIDIDGESATAWNNLGTAYHKLGKLSASKSAFERATRIDPRYALAWYGIGTIFDEQGDYDRAVDMYLKAVSLKPDLLDPAVNPQVINNTKILAIRLRKYLEQGGSLALPLEPMPE, encoded by the coding sequence ATGACGATGAACGGTCCGACGCGCGCGGCGGCCGTGACCGCCGCCGCCCTCGCGGCGGTCTGCGCCGGCTGCGCGCACGGCGGCGGCGCGGCGCCCACCGTCTCCCACGACCGGGCGCCGATCCGCGTGGACGCCGCGACCCTCTGGGATCCCAACACCGCGAAGGACCCGATCGTCGCGTACCGGTTGCGCCTCGAGACCGAGCCTAACAACCCCGCCCTGCACAACAACCTCGGGAACCTCTACGTCCAGCGCAACTGGATGGACGAGGCGATCGACGAGTACCGCAAAGCGATCGACATCGACGGCGAGTCCGCGACGGCGTGGAACAATCTCGGCACGGCCTATCACAAGCTCGGGAAACTCTCCGCCTCGAAGAGCGCCTTCGAGCGCGCCACCAGGATCGATCCGCGTTACGCGCTCGCCTGGTACGGCATCGGCACCATCTTCGACGAGCAGGGGGACTACGACAGGGCCGTCGACATGTACCTGAAGGCCGTCTCGCTCAAGCCCGACCTCCTCGACCCGGCGGTCAACCCCCAGGTGATCAACAACACGAAGATCCTCGCGATCCGCCTGCGGAAGTACCTCGAACAGGGGGGCTCCCTGGCCCTGCCCCTCGAACCGATGCCCGAGTGA
- a CDS encoding EutN/CcmL family microcompartment protein, with protein MILARVVGNVVATQKHPAYHGFKMMIVQPIHPTGAHAGAEFLAADAVGSGEGERVLVVAEGKSAGDAVRVPGAPLDAAIVAIVDILDVDDAPDTA; from the coding sequence GTGATCCTCGCGCGCGTCGTCGGAAACGTCGTCGCGACGCAGAAACATCCTGCGTACCACGGATTCAAGATGATGATCGTGCAGCCCATTCACCCCACGGGAGCCCATGCGGGGGCGGAGTTCCTCGCCGCCGACGCGGTCGGATCCGGGGAGGGGGAGCGGGTCCTCGTCGTCGCCGAGGGAAAATCGGCGGGCGACGCCGTCCGCGTCCCGGGAGCCCCTCTCGACGCGGCCATCGTCGCCATCGTCGACATCCTCGACGTCGACGACGCCCCGGACACGGCGTAG
- the purH gene encoding bifunctional phosphoribosylaminoimidazolecarboxamide formyltransferase/IMP cyclohydrolase, translating into MSRTARAIVSVFDKEGLILFCRGLAARGIEILSTGGTATALVEAGVPVKQVSEHTGSPEILEGRVKTLHPKVHGGILARRAEPSHMKQLVDQGIAPIDLVAVNLYPFERTVAAKSERVEEVIEMIDIGGPSMIRSAAKNWRDVAVVTDPADYPAVLAEIEAEGSVSAATRRRLAAKAFAHTAYYDSRIADYFAHVALDAGNAPRLAPRPAGFPDVLTFGLVKVADLRYGENPHQSAALYADPAETPPGGAAPAGPVSARQLQGKELSFNNILDLDAAWAAVADLEATGCVIVKHTTPSGAACADTLVEAYRLARDGDPVSAFGGIVAVNRPLDAVTAAEIAPLFLEAVIAPSFQNGALDALKGKKNLRLMEAAGPAAGQGGWDLKRVAGGLLVQDRDRVGEAPATFRTVTKRGPAPGEMRSLLFAWRVARHVKSNAIVYVRGTRTVGIGAGQMSRVDSAKIGRDKAREDLSGTVLASDAFFPFRDGVDEAAKAGVAAIIQPGGSVRDEEVIAAADEHGIAMLFTGRRHFRH; encoded by the coding sequence ATGTCGCGCACGGCACGAGCGATTGTCAGCGTCTTCGACAAGGAAGGTCTCATCCTTTTCTGCCGCGGGCTGGCCGCGCGGGGGATCGAGATTCTCTCGACCGGCGGCACCGCGACCGCCCTCGTCGAGGCCGGCGTTCCGGTGAAGCAGGTCTCGGAACACACCGGGTCGCCGGAGATCCTGGAGGGGCGCGTCAAGACGCTGCACCCGAAGGTCCACGGCGGGATTCTCGCGCGGCGCGCCGAGCCGTCCCACATGAAGCAGCTCGTCGACCAGGGCATCGCCCCGATCGATCTGGTGGCGGTGAACCTCTACCCCTTCGAGCGCACGGTCGCGGCAAAGTCGGAGAGGGTCGAAGAGGTCATCGAGATGATTGACATCGGAGGCCCCTCGATGATCCGCTCCGCCGCGAAGAACTGGCGCGACGTCGCCGTCGTGACCGATCCGGCCGATTACCCCGCGGTGCTGGCGGAGATCGAGGCGGAGGGATCGGTGTCGGCCGCGACGCGGCGCCGCCTGGCGGCGAAGGCCTTCGCGCACACGGCGTATTACGATTCGCGCATCGCCGACTACTTCGCCCACGTGGCCCTCGACGCCGGGAACGCGCCCCGCCTCGCGCCGCGGCCGGCCGGCTTCCCCGACGTCCTCACCTTCGGGCTCGTCAAGGTCGCCGACCTCAGGTACGGCGAGAACCCGCACCAGAGCGCCGCCCTCTACGCGGATCCCGCGGAGACGCCGCCCGGAGGCGCCGCCCCCGCCGGGCCGGTGAGCGCGAGGCAGCTCCAGGGGAAGGAGCTCTCGTTCAACAACATCCTCGACCTCGACGCCGCGTGGGCCGCGGTGGCCGATCTCGAGGCGACCGGCTGCGTGATCGTGAAGCACACCACCCCGTCGGGAGCCGCGTGCGCGGACACGCTCGTCGAGGCGTACCGTCTCGCGCGCGACGGCGATCCCGTCTCCGCCTTCGGCGGCATCGTCGCCGTCAACCGGCCGCTCGACGCCGTGACGGCCGCGGAGATCGCGCCCCTCTTTCTCGAGGCGGTCATCGCCCCGTCGTTCCAGAACGGGGCCCTCGACGCCTTGAAGGGGAAGAAGAACCTCCGCCTGATGGAGGCGGCCGGGCCGGCCGCAGGCCAGGGAGGATGGGATCTCAAGCGCGTCGCCGGAGGCCTTCTCGTCCAGGATCGCGATCGCGTCGGCGAGGCGCCGGCGACTTTCCGCACCGTGACGAAGCGCGGGCCGGCGCCGGGCGAGATGCGCTCGCTCCTCTTCGCGTGGCGCGTCGCCCGCCACGTGAAGTCCAACGCGATCGTCTACGTGCGCGGAACGCGGACCGTGGGCATCGGCGCCGGGCAGATGAGCCGCGTCGATTCGGCGAAGATCGGAAGGGACAAGGCGCGCGAGGATCTCTCGGGCACCGTCCTGGCGTCGGACGCCTTCTTCCCCTTCCGCGACGGCGTCGACGAGGCGGCGAAGGCCGGGGTGGCCGCGATCATCCAGCCGGGGGGATCGGTCCGGGACGAGGAGGTCATCGCCGCGGCCGACGAGCACGGCATCGCGATGCTCTTCACCGGCCGGCGGCACTTCAGGCACTGA
- a CDS encoding ethanolamine utilization protein EutN, whose amino-acid sequence MNLGRIVGRVVATPKDQGLTGSKLLLVQPLDASLKPRGALLVAADAAGAGAGEIVLYVRGREAAHAFLPAAVPTDAGVTGVVDHVHVVPSDRGSK is encoded by the coding sequence GTGAACCTCGGCAGGATCGTCGGCCGCGTCGTCGCGACGCCCAAGGACCAGGGGCTCACGGGATCGAAGCTCCTCCTCGTGCAACCTCTCGACGCCTCCCTGAAGCCGCGGGGCGCGCTCCTCGTCGCCGCGGACGCGGCGGGCGCCGGCGCAGGCGAGATCGTCCTCTACGTGCGCGGCCGCGAGGCGGCGCACGCCTTCCTTCCGGCCGCCGTGCCGACGGACGCGGGCGTCACCGGCGTCGTCGATCACGTCCACGTCGTGCCCTCCGATCGAGGGAGCAAGTGA
- a CDS encoding DUF3788 family protein, with protein sequence MAKARSRANPYAHRVPKPKILDMIALLRASQRANYRKLSRSLKRIPGVHGEMNFYGSSWGWALRYRRGDATLCTVHMLPEKFEATITVTRTLEEWAMGPNHLSPTTKRDLVSLRRYSHTKWLTMPLGSERRTRDLVRMMRFKITGS encoded by the coding sequence ATGGCGAAGGCTAGGAGCCGCGCCAACCCCTACGCGCATCGAGTCCCCAAGCCGAAGATCCTCGACATGATCGCCCTGCTGCGCGCCTCGCAGCGTGCGAACTACCGGAAGCTCTCCCGCTCGCTCAAGCGGATCCCCGGCGTGCATGGCGAGATGAACTTCTACGGCTCCTCCTGGGGATGGGCGCTCCGTTACCGTCGCGGCGACGCCACGCTCTGCACGGTGCACATGCTTCCGGAGAAGTTCGAGGCGACGATCACGGTGACGCGGACGCTCGAGGAATGGGCGATGGGGCCGAATCACCTGTCGCCGACGACGAAACGCGATCTCGTCTCGCTCCGCCGCTACTCTCACACCAAGTGGCTGACGATGCCGCTCGGGTCCGAGAGGCGCACCCGCGATCTCGTGCGGATGATGCGCTTCAAGATCACCGGGAGCTGA